The Streptomyces sp. NBC_00224 genome contains the following window.
TCTTCTTGGCGCGCGGCGATTTGGAGCTCGCTGCCGCCCGTCTCACCGATGCCATCGGCTACTTCGGTGCCCGCGACCCGCTCCCGCAGAGCGCGGTGCCGGTGGCCCGGGCCGAGCTGGCCGTCGCGGCCGGGCAGGGCCGGTTCGCCGACGCGCGGGCCGGGCTCGCCCGTGCGGTCGAGGCCGGCTTCCCGCCCGGCACCCAGCGGTACGGCTGGCCACTGCTGATCGACGCCGCCGCCGTGGAGGCCGATCTGCGCGGGCTGCCCGCCGCCGGGCCCGGCCGGACGGAGGCCCTGGCCCTGATCCGCTCGGCGGCCCGGACGATGCCCACCCCCAGCCCGCTCGCCAAGGCGTACGCCCTGTGCGTCGAGGCGGAGCTGGCTCGCGCCGAGGGCCAGGACGGCGCGGCCCGCTGGGAGGCGGCCGCCACCGCGCTCCAGCCGCTTGAGCGCCCGTACGAACTCGCCCGGGTCTGCCACCGGTGGGCCGCCGCGCTGCTCGCCGAGGGCAACCAGCGCGACACCGTCGGCACGCTGCTGCGGCAGTCGTACTCCGCCGCCGTACGCCTCGGGGCCCGGCCGCTCGTGGAGGAGCTGGAGCTGCTGGCCCGCCGGGCCCGGCTGCCGCTCACCGCGCCGGAGCCCGCCGTCCCGGACGAGGCCGCCGACCCCGCCGGGGCGCTCGGGCTGACCAGCCGCGAGCAGGACGTCCTGCGCCTGGTCGCCGTGGGGCACAGCAACCGCCAGATCGCCGAGGAGCTGTACATCTCCCCGAAGACGGCCAGCGTGCACGTCTCCAACATCCTGGCCAAGCTGGGCGTCTCGGGCCGGGGCGAGGCCGCCGCGCTGGCCCACCGGCTCAACCTCTTCACCGACAGGGCGGCCTGAGCGGGGGCGCGGGGTGCGGGGCGCGGCTCGGCGTGCCCGCGCCCCGTGCTCCTGCGCCTACGTCACCTCCAGTTCCAGGATCTTGTCGTCGCCCGGCTTCGGGGTGCCCCGGCCGTCGGTCGCGCTGGTGACCAGGAGCAGGGTGTGCGGCCCCGTCGCCATCACCGTCCGCAGCCGTCCGTACGTGGACGTCAGGAACGCCTCGGGCCGCGCGAGCGGTTTGGTGCCGTCGAGCGGGATGCGCCACAGCCGCTCGCCGCGCAGGGACGCCATCCAGATGCTGCCCGCCGCGTACGCGATACCGCTCGGTGAGGCGTCCGCGGTCTTCCACTGCTCCACCGGGTCCACGAACCCCGGCTTGTTCCCCTTGCCCTCGACCACCGGCCAGCCGTCGTTCTCACCCGGCCCGATCACGTTCAGCTCGTCCCAGGTGTCCTGGCCGAACTCCGAGGCCCACAGCCGCTTCGCGCCGTCCCAGGCGAGGCCCTGCACATTGCGGTGGCCGTACGAGTACACCACCGAGTCCGCGTCGGGGTTGCCGTGCACCGGCTGTCCGTCCGGCGTCATCCGCAGGATCTTGCCGCCCAGCGACTTCTTGTCCTGGGCCAGACCCCGGTCGCCCGTCTCGCCCGTGCCCGCGTACAGCATCTTGTCCGGGCCGAAGGCGATCCGGCCGCCGTTGTGGATGGTGCCCTTGGGGATGCCCCGCAGGATGGTGTCGGGCGCGCCCAGCTGCTCGCCCGCCGGGCGCTTCTCGTCGTAGATCATGCGGGCGATGCGGTTGTCGGACTCGGTGGTGAAGTACGCGTACACCTGGTGGTCCGAGGCGTACGCGGGGGAGAGCGCGAGGCCGAGGAGGCCGCCCTCGCCGCCCGGTTCGACCCCCGGCACGCTGCCGATCACGGTCTGTTTTCCGGCCGAGTCGATCCGGCTCACCGTGCCCTCGTCGCGCGAGGCGACCAGCAGGCCCCCGTCGGGCAGCGGGGCCACGCCCCAGGGCGACTTCAGGCCCTGGGCCACGGTTCTGGTGACCTTCACCGAGCCCTTCGGTGGTGGGAGATCGGCGGCGGGCGTGGAGGCCGAGGCCCCCGGGGAGCTGGGCGCGGGCGTCGAGCGGACGCCGCCGTCGGGCCGCGGGGCGGTCCCGGACGAGCACCCGGCCGCGAGCACCAGCACGGCAGCGGCCAACAGGGCCGTCACAGCAGGACGTTGCACGGTTCGCTTCCTTTCGAGCGGCTGCGGTCTCTACCGTACTTACACCGCCCGAGCCACTCAGGTTCCCGATCGCGTTTCCGGCGCTCCGGGGAACCGCCGGCTGCCGCGGAAACCCGACCGGGGCCCGGCCGCACCCCGGCCGCACCTCGGCCGACCCCGGCCGCACCCGGGCACCCCCACCCGCCCCGCCCTCAGTCCCAGGACCCCCGCGCCCCCGGCAGCCGTTCGATCTCCGCCTCGTCCCGGGCCGTCAGGGCGAGCCCGGCCGCCGCGGCGTTCTCGCGGGCCCACTCCTCGCGCTTGGTGCCCGGGACCGGCACCACGTGCGGGCCCCGGCCGAGCAGCCAGGCCAGGGCGACCTGGGCCGGGGTCACCTCGTCCCCGTGGCGCGCCGCGACCCGGCGCAGCCCCACCACCACGGGCTGGTTGGCCGCCATCATCTCGGCGGTGAAGCGGGGGTGCCGGGCCCGTACGTCCTCCGGCTCGAAGCCCTGGCCGGGGGTGAGCGTGCCGGTGAGGAAGCCGTTGCCGAGCGGCATCGCGGCCAGGAAGCCCACTCCCCGCGCCGCACACCACGGCAGCAGCCCGTCCAGCGCCTCGCGCGACCACACCGACAGCTCCGCCTGGATGGCGCTGACCGGGAAGACCTGCTGTACGCGCTCCAGTTGACGAATCGTCACTTCATAAGGGGCGCCGGACCGGCGGGCCCTCGGTGCGCCGCCCGTCGCGCACACCCCGAGCGCCCGCACCTTGCCCGCCGTCACCAGCTCCGCCATCGCGCCCCAGGTCTCCTCGACCGGCACCTCGGGGTCCGCCCGGTGCAGCTGGTAGAGGTCGATCACATCCGTCTGGAGCCGCCGCAGCGAGGCGTCGCAGGCGCGCTTCACATAGCCGGGCCGCCCATTGGCCACGACATGTGCGTCGCCGCCGACGAGCAGCCCGCACTTGGTGGCGACGAAAGCCTCGGCCCGCCGCTCCTTCAGCGCCCGGCCCACCAGCAGCTCGTTCTTGAACGGGCCGTACATGTCCGCGGTGTCGAGCAGAGTGGACCCGGCGTCGAGCGCGGCGTGCACGGCGCGCAGCGAGCGGTCCCCGCGCTGCTGCGACGTGGTGTATCCCCAGCTCATCGGCATACAGCCGAGGCCGATCGCGCCCACCTCCAGGGCCGCCGCACCGATAGTCCTGCGCTCCAACTCCCCGTACCCCTCCGTACCGCCCTGGGTGTGACCCCCAAACTAACCTCTGGCCGCCACCGGTCCTGACATAGCCTCCCGGCATGACTGCAGACGTATGGATCCCCCTCCCGGCCGACGAGATCCCGGGCCTCCCCGACGGCCTCTCCTACCGCTTGTGGGACGGCGGTCCGGACTATCCCGCCGACCCCGCCGCCTGCGCCTTCTACGTGGTCCCGTACATGAAGGGCACCGCCACCGCGGTGCGGCCGCTCGCCGCGATGACCGGCGTACGGGTCGTGCAGACACTGTCGGCGGGCATCGACCACGTACAGCCGGGCCTGGGCGCGCTGCCGACGGGCGTACGGCTCTGCAACGCGCGCGGTGTGCACGAGGCGTCCACCGCCGAGCTCACCCTCGCGCTGATCCTGGCCTCGCTGCGGGGCATTCCCTCGTTCGTCGCGGGGCAGGAGAAGGAGGAGTGGCGGTCCGGGTTCTATCCGGCCCTCGCCGACAAGTCGGTGCTGATCGTCGGGTACGGATCGATCGGCGCGGCCATCGAGGACCGGCTCGCGCCATTTGAATGCGCCCGGGTGGCGCGCGTGGCGCGCTCCTGGCGCACGACTGCGCGCGGCCCAGTGCATCCCCTCACCGAATTGCCGGCACTCCTTCCGGAAGCCGACGTGGTGGTCCTCTCCACGCCGCTCACCGAGCAGACGAAGGGCCTGGCGGGCGCAGAGTTCCTGGGCCGCATGAAGGACGGGGCGGTCCTGGTGAACGTGGCCCGGGGCCCGGTCGTGGACACCAAGGCGCTCCTCGCCGAGCTGGAGAGCGGCCGCATCCGCGCCGCCCTCGACGTCACCGACCCCGAGCCGCTGCCCGCCGGACACCCGCTGTGGCATGCGCCGAACGTTCTGATCAGCCCTCATGTCGGGGGCTCCACTTCGGCGTTCCTGCCGCGCGCGAAGGCGCTGATCGCCCGTCAGCTGACCAAGTACGCGGCCGGGCAGCCGCTGGACAACGTGGTCCTGACGACCGAGTAGGGCCCCGCCGCCTCCGATTGGCGACTCTGCGCACCGGCCCGAGTGCGATCCGTATCCACAACTCCCTTGGTGGTCACGGAGCGTAGAGGAACTATGTCCCTGAGTGACGAGACTGGTGTATCGTCCCGACCGGGGGCTGCGCCGCGTGTCTGGCGGCGCGGGGGAGCGAATGTCACAGCGAGGGGGGCGACGGGCGATGCACGGCCAATGGACCAACGATCCGACGCGGCGGAGCCGCCGACGGCTACCCCGAGGCGCGAGGGCGGGGCTCCCGAGGGACCGCAGCCGGCCCAGGATCCGCAGCCGGGCCCGGACCCGGCCGCCGGCCCGGGCGGCCCGTCCGCCCTCCCCGACCGCCCGCCCGGCGGCCGCGAGGGCCCACCCGCCGGGCCGGGCGAGCGGCCCCCGGTCGCCCCGCACCCGTACCGCGTCCGGACCCGGAGGGGCCCGGTGAGCGCCCCGGGAGTGGCACTGCCCCACCGGCCCGTCCCCGGCGGCGGGACGGGCCTGGTGCCCCAGCTCGTCCTCGCGGTGATCTGCGCGGGGTACGCGACCGGAGCCGCGCTCGGCTGGGGATCCCCGGAAGTCGCCGATGCGATGGGGGACTTCGGACTCAGCGCCGCGGCCACGGCGGCCTCGGTCTCCTGCTTCCTCTACGCGCGCGGAAGCGCCGGGGAGGCGGAGAGCCGCTTTCGGCCCGCGTGGCTGCTCTTCTCTTTCTCTTCCGCCATGTTGGCGAGCGGCAACGGAGTCTGGGGGTGGTACCAAGTGGTCCTCGGACACCCGGTCCCCTCACCCTCGCTGGCCGACCTGTTCTTCCTGCTCTTCGCGCCGCCCGCGATCGTCGGTCTCCTTGTGCTGGCCAAGCGTCCGGTCACCCGGGCGGGCTGGGTCTGCCTGGCCCTCGACTCCTGGCTGATCGGCGGCTCGCTGCTGACCCTCTCCTGGAGCCTGGCCCTCGCGCACACCGCGCACTTCGAGGGCGAGAGCGTCGCCCGGGCCGCACAGGCGCTGGCGTACCCGCTGCTCGACATCGCGCTCGTGAGCATGGTGCTCGCACTGCACTTCCGGCGCTCCTCCGCCAACCGGTCGGCGATCAACACGGCCATCGCCGCGCTCGCCCTGACCGTGCTGTGCGACGCGCTGTACACCTCACCGCTGCTGCGCGAGCACTACCGCTCCGGCCAGTTCCTGGACGCGGGCTGGTTCGCCGCGTCGCTGCTGCTCGCCTACGCGCCGTGGGGCGCCCGCAAGCTCGCCCCGGGCCTGGGGTTCGCGCCGCCACCGCCGCCCCGGCGGCCCGGCGCGCTCCCGGCCGGCCGGCCGATCGCGGGCTCGCTGGGGGCGCTCACGCCGTACCTCGCGGCCACGGTGTGCACCCTGGGGATCCTCTACAACGTCATCGAAGGCCGCCGGGTCGACCGGGTGGTGGTCTTCACCGGGTGCACGGTGGTGCTCGCGCTCGTGGTGCGCCAGGGGATCATGCTCGTCGACAACATCGCGCTGACCCATGAACTGGCCCAGAAGGAGAACCACTTCCGCTCCCTGGTGCAGGGCTCCAGCGACGTCATCATGATCGCCGCGCCCACCGGGGTA
Protein-coding sequences here:
- a CDS encoding sorbosone dehydrogenase family protein produces the protein MQRPAVTALLAAAVLVLAAGCSSGTAPRPDGGVRSTPAPSSPGASASTPAADLPPPKGSVKVTRTVAQGLKSPWGVAPLPDGGLLVASRDEGTVSRIDSAGKQTVIGSVPGVEPGGEGGLLGLALSPAYASDHQVYAYFTTESDNRIARMIYDEKRPAGEQLGAPDTILRGIPKGTIHNGGRIAFGPDKMLYAGTGETGDRGLAQDKKSLGGKILRMTPDGQPVHGNPDADSVVYSYGHRNVQGLAWDGAKRLWASEFGQDTWDELNVIGPGENDGWPVVEGKGNKPGFVDPVEQWKTADASPSGIAYAAGSIWMASLRGERLWRIPLDGTKPLARPEAFLTSTYGRLRTVMATGPHTLLLVTSATDGRGTPKPGDDKILELEVT
- a CDS encoding aldo/keto reductase, which translates into the protein MERRTIGAAALEVGAIGLGCMPMSWGYTTSQQRGDRSLRAVHAALDAGSTLLDTADMYGPFKNELLVGRALKERRAEAFVATKCGLLVGGDAHVVANGRPGYVKRACDASLRRLQTDVIDLYQLHRADPEVPVEETWGAMAELVTAGKVRALGVCATGGAPRARRSGAPYEVTIRQLERVQQVFPVSAIQAELSVWSREALDGLLPWCAARGVGFLAAMPLGNGFLTGTLTPGQGFEPEDVRARHPRFTAEMMAANQPVVVGLRRVAARHGDEVTPAQVALAWLLGRGPHVVPVPGTKREEWARENAAAAGLALTARDEAEIERLPGARGSWD
- a CDS encoding 2-hydroxyacid dehydrogenase; its protein translation is MTADVWIPLPADEIPGLPDGLSYRLWDGGPDYPADPAACAFYVVPYMKGTATAVRPLAAMTGVRVVQTLSAGIDHVQPGLGALPTGVRLCNARGVHEASTAELTLALILASLRGIPSFVAGQEKEEWRSGFYPALADKSVLIVGYGSIGAAIEDRLAPFECARVARVARSWRTTARGPVHPLTELPALLPEADVVVLSTPLTEQTKGLAGAEFLGRMKDGAVLVNVARGPVVDTKALLAELESGRIRAALDVTDPEPLPAGHPLWHAPNVLISPHVGGSTSAFLPRAKALIARQLTKYAAGQPLDNVVLTTE